In Paenibacillus durus, the DNA window TGGAGACAAGTGATAAAGTATGGGCCATTGATTATCATTCATCAATCTTTCTTCAATTTCCGCTTCACCTTGTTTTACAATAGACAGTATCTCATCTTCAATATCGCCGTCGCTGTATTCATCATTTCCCGAGTAAAATTTCAGGTTAAATTTAACGTTTCCTATTTTCTCATTCATGTCAGAACCCTCGATTGCTCACTTTTATAAAGTTGTATTTGCGATTCAACATCATACACTCCGACAATATTCTTAAATATTGAGGATTCAAAAGACAGCACATCATACAAACGATGATATACTACCAGCTCTCCGTTTTGAAACCCTGTGCATCCTAGGGAAAGCGTATAGAAACCGCTCTGTAGTTTGAGGCTTTGGGTAAATGAGACTGTCACAACTTCCCCCGGGTTGCTTGTTGAGGTGACAATATTTTCAAACATCGTGTTTGTTCCGCAAAGTTCATTACCTTTTACATCCTTTATGGTGAATGCAAAGATGGGTTCATCAATCCGATCATGAAAGACAACTTTCATTTTGATGATTACCGGCTCATCGCTAATAACTTTGGATGAGGGGCATTCGTTCATATCAAATATGCCAAAATCGACGATTTCAGCCTTTTTGTCCCCGTATTCCAGCAGTGTCTTATTCAGTGAGAAGTAATTTTTCCATTCCCCTATTTCCGATAGACTGGCATTTTTATTGATTTTCATTTCTTCACTGATATCGTATAAATTGACCAAGATCTTCTTGTATACATCAACCATTTCTTTGGCTGATCCTTCCGCGATGTTCTCCCCGTTGTGGATAACCACCGCACGGTTGCAGTATTTAAGAATCGTATCCATAGAATGGGTTACAAAAATAATGGTCTTCCCCTGCTCCTTAAATTCGTTGATTCGTCGGAAACATTTCGTTTGAAAAGCCACATCTCCTACAGACAAGGCTTCGTCTATAATTAAAATATCCGGCTCCACATTGATGGCAACAGCGAACGCTAAACGGGCGAACATTCCGCTAGAATATGTTTTGACAGGCTGATTAATAAAATCGTCAATATCTGCAAATTCCAGAATGGAATCTAGACGCTCCATCATTTCTTGTCTTGAGAAACCCATTATATTTCCATTAAAAAAAATGTTATCCAATCCCGTTAATTCAGGATTAAATCCCGCTCCCAGTTCCAAAAGAGCGGCTATTTTCCCTTTCACCGTAACCGCTCCGC includes these proteins:
- a CDS encoding ABC transporter ATP-binding protein; protein product: MDSTHYSSNSKPAFDESDVVIEIKSVSKIYKLYDTNADRLKEAIIPSKKKRHKEFYALNNLSLNIHKGECIGFLGKNGAGKSTALKIITGVLKPSSGAVTVKGKIAALLELGAGFNPELTGLDNIFFNGNIMGFSRQEMMERLDSILEFADIDDFINQPVKTYSSGMFARLAFAVAINVEPDILIIDEALSVGDVAFQTKCFRRINEFKEQGKTIIFVTHSMDTILKYCNRAVVIHNGENIAEGSAKEMVDVYKKILVNLYDISEEMKINKNASLSEIGEWKNYFSLNKTLLEYGDKKAEIVDFGIFDMNECPSSKVISDEPVIIKMKVVFHDRIDEPIFAFTIKDVKGNELCGTNTMFENIVTSTSNPGEVVTVSFTQSLKLQSGFYTLSLGCTGFQNGELVVYHRLYDVLSFESSIFKNIVGVYDVESQIQLYKSEQSRVLT